The nucleotide window tgattccccctacTAACCCCTTGtagatcttgttactcttgggtgtttgagcacccctagacggttgaggtcacctcagagccatagtccattgtggtgaagcttcatggtcttgttgggagcctccaattcgGTTGTGCAGTGTgtcccaaccttgtttgtaaaggtctaGTTGCCGCCTTCAAGTGCACCACTAGTGGAATCACGACACATTgtattgtgcgagggcgtgaggagaatacaaTGGCCTTAGTgtcttcttggggagcattgtgcctccacaccgctctaacggagacgtacttccccctaaaaggaaggaacttcggtaacacatcctcgtcttcaccagTTCCACTTGTGATTACTGCTTCCCTTTACTTTGTGCAAGCTTTACTTGTGTTGTATCTTTTGCTTGTTTGTGTTGTTATTGTTGCTAGCATCATATATGTTGCTCACCTAGTTGTACATCTAGACAACCGATTTGTTGCTAAGCCTAATTTGttaagaaaagttaaaaattggtagttgcccaTTCACCCCCctcctctagtcaaccatatcgatcctttcaccagTGGCGCTTCTCCATTTGCTAACTTGGCAAAAAGAGGTGACCGATggagcacgttgatgtcattgcaAGATTCAGGCATCGCAAGATATGAATGCCAAATCCATGTTTCTCGATCGGCAACGGCCTCAAAAATGATAGTGGCATCCCTCCCACGACCCTCGAACTGTCCATGCCATGCTCTTGGGGCAATTTTTCCATTTCCAATGTATGCAATCGACAGACCCTAGCATACCTGAAAACCCACGATCTTTGTTCATCTCCAACAGCCTCTGAGTGTCCTGAGCATTGGGAGCTCTCAAGTACTCTGGACCAAACACTTCTACCACTGTCTTTGCAAACTGTTTGACATAGAAGATAGAAGTGCTCTCTGCCATCACCAAGTTGTCATCAATGTAGTCTGTCGGAACACCATAGGCCATCATGCGCAATGCGGCAGTGACCTTCTGTTCGGTGCTATGTCCAACCAACCTTGCACAATTCCTCCTCTGCTCGAAGGATCGATCACGCTGCTTCACAGAATTGCAAATGTGGATGAACAAGTCTTTAGACATTCTGAACCGGCGTCGGAAGTACCTCTCCGGAAAAACGGGTGGTGAACTGAAATAGTTGTGCATCAACGTCTTGTGCGCCTCCACCCGTTCTATCTGAATGAACGCACGGCCATACACGGAACCACCATGCTTCGGCTTCTTCCCCTCGTGCATCGCCACTAGCATAGCAATGTCCTCTTCTTCGTTCAAGTCAAATTCCTCATCCGACGAGGAATCGTCCATGAAAGAGGAGTCACACGAGCTCGTCTGCAATGCGGAAAATCACCGTCAAACTAACTCTATAACCCCAACAAATAAATCATGAAGTTTCATCATTTTTTACCTTCAGGAATTTCGTCAAATACCTTGCTTGCGGGATGGACGAAATCGGACGACTGCGGGTTGGCGGAGAAGAAATCGGGAGCTCGGGGCGGCCGGCAGGCGGCTTTGAACGGACGGAAGAACGGATAACACCTCGCGACCGACGGGCGGGCGGAGTGGCGCACCTCCACTAACTCCGGCGGGGGGTCTAGGCTAGGAAGAAGCCTAGCCCATCGCCAGGGAAGGCGTTTTAGGCCGGCCACAGCCGCCGAAGAGGCTTCAATTCGGTGTTGTCCGAAAGTGAATGGAGTCGTGTGGGTGGCAGCTGGTCACGCGGAAGGAAAAGAAACAACAGCTGGGCAGTTGGCGGACGGTCGCGTTGTTACATCTCTTATAGGTGGAGATGCAAATTTGCACCGCAAAGTGTTGTAGTTTACGTCTTCATGAGACAGAGAATGTAACTTTTTTTTCATCTACACTATCTGTTGTTGGAGAGATGTTTTTTGCCCCGAAAATGCAAAAGTTGGGTATTTTTACACATACGTCATCTTCtttctattggagatgctctaatgtCACGTTTAATTATCCGTACCTGACGGCGTCGGGGGTAGATGGCGCGTGCGGTCCGCCGCCGCCTACTTCCCACCTTCCCGCGCGCATAAATCCCTGCGCCCGCCCTGTCTTGCCCCCTCAGCCCCGTCTTCCCCGAGCAGAGGCCCCAAAAAATCAGTTTCCGTCCCGGAGCAattccggccgccgcctcgcctcgcctcgaaAGGTTCGCCGCCGCCAACCGTGCTCTGCTCTGCTCACCCACTCCCTCTGGCAAGTCTTGTGCTGTTGCTGCCCTCTGCGGCGTTTGGTCGAACAGCTGGTGGGTCGGGTGTGGGTGTCCTCCGGGCGCCGCAGTGGACGCCGCGGCTGGCGGGATCCCGTGGTGTCTCGCGTTGGATTCGATGGCTGAGTACTCCCACTGATCCAAATACTCATATTTCATACTACTCCTGGACGAAATCTGACTGAAGTATAGATAGATTGCGACGGATTCCCGCAACCATCCATCATTCGAGGTAGTTGCCACAGACCCGGAGGCCCATGTGCGCGCCACCACAACAGCCAACTACCTGCACGCCTACTCCCCATCTGCTTCCCGCCACTATAAATCCTTCTATTCTACCTCTCCTGCCCGGCCGAGCGAGACCCAAATCAATTCTACTCCCGGAGCAATCCCGCCCCCGCCCAGCTCCGCCTCGCCTCGGAAGGTTCGCCCGCCGCTGCCAACCGTGCTCGCTCACACATGAATGCACCCACCCCTACGCACTGCCTCCTCTAGCACTCTGCTCTCTGCGGCGTTTCGTCGAACAGTTGGTGGGTCGGGCCGTGCGGGTGCGCCGCGGATCTGCCGCGCGGCCGGCGGGATCCCGTGGTGTCTCGTGGGGATCTCGCGCCTCGTATCTCAAATTTTGGGTGGGAATGGGTTGCCTGCTTGCTTGCTGCGTTTGATCCGAATTCGACCGAGAAATGCCCCCCCTGCGGCGCGAGCTTTGTTTCGTATTTGACGGGTTGCTGCCTTGTCCTGTGTGTTTTGTCGGTTTGGGACTCTCGCGCAGATCCATTTGCTTAGCCCAGGTCCAGGCGTTAAGGTTCTTTTTTAGTTGCCGCTATAAAAATTGATCTTCAGGGATCTTGGTGCAAACGGAGGCTTAGTATACTACTATAGTTTTTACTGTGGATTCGAATCTTCTCTTGGAGGGGCGAACATAATTTAACACGCAGCTAGTTGGGCGATTGTGGAATGAAATGTGCTGGTGCGTCATCTTTGCTTGAGATCCGGGCTTCTTCTCAGGTCTTTCTCAACAACTTTATATCCTATTGGTTTTGAGGATCAGACAACTTGATCCTGATTTAGTCGCCAGAAGTAGTGAACTGAATATGCTGGTGCATCGTGTTTGAGATCTGGTGCAGTGTGCAGATGCCAGCCTCCTTCTATGGTATACTTATAGGGATCAAGCAATTTAATCCTATAGATTCTTGGAGTGTCCTGTTTTGGCAGTATTCACAACAGTGATTTGGCACTAGGTTTTAGGAATCAAATGTCACATGGACCCAGTGCCTGGTCACTTTTGGGTGAATTTGACATGAATATGAACTTTACACCAGGTGTTTATTTTTGTAGTTTTTGTCCAGTTATCATGTTGGATGCTGGGCTTATGCTTGACATATCATATCAACATTTCTTCCATTCTATTCTGGTACTTTGCCGACTAGTAGGGTAGGGGGCTTACGATTTATGCTTTTCTGAATAGTAGCTATTACTGTGGTTATCGTAGCCTAATACCTGTTAATTTTCAGGGGAAGTAAATCATGGCGACAGGTCAAATCTTCTCGAAAACCACCCAAGCGCTATTCTATAATTATAAGCAACTTCCTATCCAGCGGATGCTTGATTTTGACTTCCTCTGTGGTATATATTCTTCCTATCGTCATTGGTTTAAAAGGATTGTTTAGTGTTTCTGTTTTGCTTCTTTCTTACTGAACTTGCACTGCCTGATAGGGAGAGAAACACCTTCTGTTGCTGGAATCATCAATCCTGGTTCTGATGGGTTCCAGAAACTTTTTTTTGGACAAGAAGAAATTGCTATTCCAGTTCATCCTACGTGAGCTCTCTGCTTCCTCATTTATCTTGTTTGATTGAACAAGAGTGTGGTTCTTATTTCAGATGGAGGGATATTACATTAGCAGTTTGCTAGCTCAATATTCATGCATGAACAATTTATCTATTCATGTATCTTTTGTAGAATTGAAGCTGCTTGCAATGCACACCCAACTGCGGATGTGTTTATCAACTTTGCATCCTTCCGGAGGTTAGTTACAGCATTGATAGTCTGTCTGAGAAAATACTGCATGATCTGGAGCAACTACAATTTCACTGTATTTTCTAAATCTGCAGTGCGGCTGCCTCTTCAATGTCAGCTTTGAAGCAGCCAACTCTCCGAGTTGTAGCCATTATAGCAGAGGGAGTTCCTGAGTCAGACGCAAAGCAGCTAATTAGTTATGCACGTGCTAACAACAAGGTAAGGATTATATTTTACATGGAATTACTGCTTTTAAGTTTGGGTGTGATCACCGGTTTTCATCATAAAGTGCTTAGAGTAAGACAATTTCATATTAATTAGTGAAGGAGTATATCCTTATAGACACATTTGTAAACTAAATGATGGCTTGTGAGCTTGAGAGCATTTGCTTTTTCTGGTAATGCAGGCTGACAGTGGCCTGCATGTTTATTGTTTATTTTTGCTAAGTGATTTAGTGTTATTTGTAGGTCATCATTGGACCTGCAACAGTTGGAGGAGTTCAGGCTGGTGCTTTCAAGATTGGTGATACTGCTGGAACCATTGATAACATAATTCAATGCAAGCTGTACAGGCCCGGATCAGTTGGTTTTGTGTCTAAATCGGTATGCTTCAGTTCGTTGTTAATAAACTTACTTCCTTCATCACATGTATTTCTGTATGATTCATGTCCATAAATAAAGTAACAGAATAAAAAGAACTGTCCATTGTGTCTGTAAAGACAACTTTTTGTTTACATATGGGGAGCCTTAGAACTTTAGAACAGCATTATGATGCTTCAGCTTTTATCTTTTTATTGGGAAAAATGTGGAGAGCTCCTGACGTTCCCTTTGTTTTCATTCCAGAACTCCACTTCTTTAATTTGACGACTGATAAGCATATATTCTCAGCTGTATATTTTGAATATTCATTACAAACTGAACTTCCATTACTTCAATAGGGTGGCATGTCAAATGAGCTGTACAACACCATTGCAAGAGTGACTGATGGTATTTATGAAGGTACCTTGTTTGTGAATAAATGTAAATGTCACATTCCCTGATTCACATGAATAAAGCACCCATGCTAACTTTTTCTTAACACATTCAGGAATTGCAATTGGGGGAGATGTTTTCCCTGGCTCAACTCTTTCAGATCACATTCTGCGTTTTAATAACATACCTCAGGTTTGACACTTAACATCTCTATATAGAAACAGATAGTGTTAACCTTCTTCCTGTAGTGTATGAATATTCATCATCTTTGTCGCACAAGTGTCCTGCGAATGTTATATTTTTCTTCTCTGGCATGATTGGACACCCACAGGATGTCACTGTTACATGTTCCTTTATCACATCCTTTTTGTCTTCTAATTTTCAGAGGCTACTCCTTTACCATAACTTTGGTGTATCTCTATTGTCTTTGTATCCACTCCCATTTACATTTTTAGGACAAAATGGTTGTTTGGCGCACAAGTATGCTTTCACGATAATTCCATTCCTGCATTATTTGCAACCCAAGTCTGGATTCTGATCACTGGTGTATCAACATCTCATTTGTTGGCTTTAGGTTAAAATGATGGTTGTTCTTGGAGAGCTTGGAGGAAGTGATGAGTATTCGCTCGTCGAAGCCTTGAAACAAGGAAAGGTTCAGAAACCTGTTGTTGCTTGGGTTAGTGGGACATGCGCACGTCTATTCAAATCTGAGGTCCAGTTTGGCCATGCTGTAAGTTGTAAACAAATTGGTGCTCTTTTCTGGTGAGCTGAACAATACAGTCAGTATGCACAGATGTGGTTCATTTATTAATTTTGATATCATAACAGGGTGCAAAGAGCGGTGGTGAGTTGGAATCCGCACAAGCTAAGAATCAGGCACTAAGGGATGCTGGGGCAGTTGTCCCTACTTCATTTGAAGCTCTTGAAAGTGTGATTAAGGAGACATTTGAGAAGCTGGTACATCACGGCTGATGTCTTTTGCAAGTATTTTTTGGGGAATGTTCAATGGGAACCAATGGGGTTATATATATTTTTGCAGGTTGAGGAAGGAAATATTCCTCCTGTCCCTGAGGTTACACCTCCCCTAATTCCTGAGGATCTTAACACTGCCATTAAAAGTGGGAAGGTCCGAGCTCCCACGCACATTATCTCCACTATCTCTGATGATAGAGGTCAGATTGGTGTCAACATGTTATCCTACATATGCTTGATAATTGTCCTTTGCCCCGCTTTCTCTCCCCGAATACAATAAATGTGCATATGTATGATGCAGGTGAGGAACCTTGCTACGCTGGTGTGCCCATGTCTACAATTATTGAAAGGGGTTATGGAGTTGGTGATGTTATTTCTCTTTTGTGGTTCAAGCGTAGCCTTCCTCGTTATTGTACTCAATTTATTGAGGTAATTTGTGGGTTAAATGTAACATGGATAGTCTATCTTCCCTACAAAAGCTCTAACATGCTGTGATAATTTTGTACCTTTCCCCCTTCTATATCTAGAGTTCACTTGGTCCTAATAAGGTTTCTTCATATGTCTGACAGATATGCGTCATGCTTTGTGCTGATCATGGTCCTTGTGTATCCGGTGCTCACAATTCTATAGTTACTGCTAGGGCTGGAAAGGACCTTGTTTCCAGCTTGGTATCTGGTGAGCTTGTCTAATTGATGCATGCGAACCTGTACCATTATGTACACAACAGTATACTGAGACTTATGGTTGGAATAACACAGGATTGTTGACAATTGGCCCCCGATTTGGTGGTGCAATTGATGACGCCGCTCGGTACTTCAAAGATGCATATGATAGGGTGGGCCATCTTATTTCATATCCCTTTATTTTTTTTATCCAGCTCCGGTTTTCATGTGTTTCTTAGTTGATCTTATAAACTACATCAACTGATTCTAGGGTCTTACGCCTTATGAATTTGTTGAGGGCATGAAAAAGAAGGGAATCCGTGTCCCTGGGATTGGTCACAGGTATAATGCCCCCATGACATCATAATAAACTTGCACCTGAAAATGGATTTGAGACAAGTTGATTGTTTTTAATGTACAACCTCTGAGTTATGTTGTTGTCTTTTCTGAAATTTCACTTGCATGTCTTTATTAGGATCAAAAGCAGAGACAACAGGGACAAGCGAGTGCAGCTTTTACAGAAATATGCTCATGCACACTTCCCTTCAGTCAAGTACATGGAGTACGCTGTTCAGGTTGAGACCTACACCCTGTCAAAGGCCAACAATTTGGTTATGAATGTTGATGGCGCGATCGGTTCTCTTTTCTTGGATCTTCTTTCTGGGAGTGGAATGTTCAGCAAGCAAGAGATTGACGAGATTATAGAGATTGGGTATCTTAATGGACTCTTTGTGCTTGCACGTTCAATTGGCCTAATTGGGTAAGTCTCGCTCTTTTATAATGATGAAATCTAACTATTGCTACCCTAGTTACATTTTTTTAAACATTTCCAATCTGCTTCTTGGATTCACAGGCACACCTTTGACCAGAAGAGGCTCAAGCAACCACTGTACCGTCACCCTTGGGAGGATGTCCTCTACACCAAATGAGGCACCGTATTGGTCTTCCACCTGTGTGTACACCATAAAAATAAAATCGAGCATAACTACACCAAATGAGTAGAATTCAAAATTCTTACTGTTGATGGAACTAGGCGAGGAGGGATACAAGACCGTTACAGATGAAAGTTTGTTTCATTTTTTCTTCATTCAAGCATGAAAGCATTAGGGCATCAGATATTTGAAAGGATACTTGATAGTTGTTTCATGTTATCATCAATTAAGTGGCTGTCAAATTTAGTTCAGACATTTGGGGAATATTGTAATGGTTGTGATTCTAGTTCCCCATCACAAAACTCTGAAATATCTACATTGTCAATTTTATGGTGATAAAATATGCATGTGTTGCTGCTTCGAGCTCTAGGCGACCGATCGATCCCAAACTTATTGGCATGCCCTCCCCGTCATGGCTACCATATATTAGCTTGAAAAACGATCTTATATTGTGAGACCGAAGGAGTACCATATAATGGTATCCATTTAAAATCTTTTCTGTGTTTGATATGTCTCTTGTGCTGATGCACAGCACCAGTCACTGCCGCTACCAAGCTGCACTAGAAGCATGTGCGTGCTTTACCACGCCATTTTCTTCTTTGATCGTTGTGTTTGTTATATTATATATTGCTCAAATAAGTTATATCTCAATAACATGGTAATATACCGAAAATGAATTGGTTTGCAGGAAGGCCTGGTTTAGTGATGCGATTTATTTGTTTTAACCTTACGACATGTCTATGTTGAGTTCTACAGTATATCACAGCTATAGCATGCCTTGGTTGCTCCTGGTGTGGTGATAGCGCTTCAATTTATTGTTGAGATCTTTGCCACTTGCTAGGGACATATATATGGCAGTATTAAATGCGCACCCAACAAGGACGAGGATTTGGAGCACTCGGGTGCTCCACACCACTGTACGAACAATTTATTCAAAAGAAATGCTgagaaatttgaaaaaaaatctggTATTTGAGAATATCAAACGTGGGTTCCCGATCTACTTTTGTGTGAAATTTCGTGAAAAAATACCAGGAAATGTTTTcgtggcaaaaaagacaaaaaattTCTATGTATAGAAAAAAACTGTTTGGGTAGATTTTTGTTCGGATAGTATTTCCTTCGCCATGGATATGTTTTTGGGAAATTTTTCACGAAATTTCACACAGGAGTAGATTGGGAACCCAGGTTTGATATCCccaaatttcagatttttttttaattttttgggtATTTTTTACAATTATTTTTCGTATAGGGGTGTGGAGCACCCAGGAGCTCATGTGTATTTTCCCACCCAACAACCCCTTCGCTCCTCAAGCCATATGTATTTTGTCACACATTAAAACACACCTTTGGGGCCACGGTAGCGAGGGATTAGCACGGCATTGCCCGTTCTCGAGTTATTTACCCAAAATCACCACACTTGAGGCCAGGATAACAACTTGGTACTACATTTGAATCAGGACATAAAAAACCATCGAAAATGTGTAACACGGAGCACTGATGCTGGAATTTGGCCGCGAAAACAGCGAAACTGATAAGTTGGGCCCGCATGTCAGGCTGAGGTGGCGTGCCTATGTGGACAATATGCTGAGTTGGACATAGGTCCCGCCTGTCAATGACTCAAgtatttttttttcctttttttactTCTTCCTCCTTTTTCCACGGGCATTTCAACAAACATCTTGTGGGCACCCCCGCAGGGCAGAGCGCCTCTGCCATGGCGTCGTCCACGAGCCTCCATCCTCTAGCCGGCCACAACGACGAGCCGACCGCCACAGCTTCTACCGATGTCACGCCTACACGCACCGCCGTCCGTGGCCAATCCTATACTACTTGTTGGCCTGGGCGCGCGGTAAGGCGGGGCACTGCTCGTTGGCCGGCGAGCCGGCCTAGGCACGCGGCGGCGGCGTTGCTCTTTGCCTGCTTCGATGGGAGTAGCCGGCCAGGACCAGGACGCGACCACCGCAGCCCGTGGATGGCCGCCTCAGTCACCAGCAGCTGCTCGTGCCAGACTTGCTGCACCGTCCGGCCATCGGAGCCGCTCTCAGGGTGCCATGACCCAGCGTGTCCGGACACTCCGTCGCGTTCTCATGGGACCTCTTGCGCGCACGCCTCGCACCGCGCCGGCCGGAGCCGCCGACAGGGTACTTCGTGCTCATGCTGGTCGACGGCGAGCTCGCTCTGGCCACGGGGGACCTCGTGCCATCGTCGCCATGGCCGGTGGAGTCCACGGGCCCCCTTCTGTCCCGGCGTGAGAACATCTACCCCGCCGGCGCTCCATGGAGAGGCGGACGAGCTAGTGTTGCTCACTCTCTCCagcgagaggaaaatgaatggTGCCCAAAAGATGTTCGACGGAATGCCTCAAAGAAAGAGATATGGGAAGAAGATGGCCGTCTAGTCATTGACAGATGGGGTCCACATTTCATTTGCCACATCAGTTGGTCAAAGCTTTTAGTCGTCGCCACGTCAGCCCGACATACGGGCCTAACTTGTCAGTTTCACTATTTTCACAAGCTTATCAGACAATCAGTACTCCGCGTTATAGATTAGACGCATTTTCAGTGATTTTTTATACTCTGATTTAAATATGATACCAAATTGTTACCCTAACCAAGTGTGGTAATTTTGGGTAAATAACCCCCCGTTCTCGGGCTCAAGATGGGCGCGAGAGCAACCAAGATAGCATAGCATGTTTTCTGTCATTCACCCGACCACTTGATCAAACTCTGTAACCGCTCCCCTCTGCTAAATCAATGCAACGCCAGCAAGTGTTGGATCTttcaaaacacacacacacacacccctcaAGCTAAGTCAGTGGTAGGTTCTAATCACACATCGACAAGATATTCTTCCTTTAGGCTTAATAGCGTTGCCAGATTCTCTTAGACAGGCCAAAATGTGACCAAATTTTTGTACACTTAGATTTCTAAGACATTTTTTAGCTGGACCATGTTTTATTTTTGCATAGTTTGTTTTCATGCTGCTGACCGCGTGGTTAAACATATACCCTAATTAAGACATGATCATACCTGTGACaagctcctctctctctctctctccctctctctctcttgtactgatctctgggaCCGGAGGCATTCTGACGACTGACATCGCTGCTGTAGGTAATTAAGGGCCTCCCCATCCTTTTTCTTCTTATTCGCCTCGAGGGATGGCTCGTTTAACACGTGAGTCGCGAGGGTATAGGAGGTCACTCTACCTCTCGCTAATCACATCCTGTCACTGATCCCACCCACGCACGTACGCACTGGTGCCGCTTCAGGTTGCGCGAGGGCGATCGAGGTCCACTCGTGTCGCCACCATCGCAGCACAGTGAACGAACTTCAGCGGTTGAGCTGCACCACCAACACGTCAAAAAAAGAAAACACGCAGATGCGGATATTCGAATAGGATTGCAAGAATCGTACTACTAGTTGACGAAAAGGAAAACCATTATAATGAGGAAATATCCTACTGTAGATGCATGCGACGGGGCGAGCGGCCTGCCTGTGTCCTTGTCGCGCTGCACCATTCACTCCTCCTGCTTTGCTTTGCTTTCAGATGATCGGATCCAGCACCCAGATGACGCGAAAAGGGAACGGCGTCGTCTGGGCCTACTGAATGAATCCGAAATTTTCTTTctcagagcatctccaacggACGACTAATATTAACGTCACGCCCAAAAAAATCACAAGTTTAGCACGCGCGGAATTAAAAATAACACTCCAGCGGACGCTGCATAATAACGCACGCTGTAAAAAGTGTTGAGCATGCCGGAAGAAACTGGACCGGAAGCTGGATACTTGGGGCGTGAGCTCCCGCGCGCCGAACTTCTCCCGCACGTTGAACTCCTCGCGTGCGCCTACCGGTAGCCTCCTCGCGTGCGTGCGCCAGCCGGccacgggcggcggggcgcggctgCGTCCACGGCCACAACATCGACGTGAGCGGGGAGGAGCGCGGCCACGGCAGGGCGGCGCGGGCCCGGCCACGGCCGGCGCTCGGGCAGGGGAGGAGCACGGGCGGCGCCACGGCGGGGCGCGCAGGGGAGGAGCGCAGCCACGGCCACGGCCGGCGCTCGGGCAGGGGAGGAGCACGGGCGGCGCCACGGCGGGGCGCGCAGGGGAGGAGTGCAGCCACAGCGGGGCGAGCGCGGACGCGGCCAAGGTAGGGCGAGCGTGGGCGCGACCGCAACGGGGAGAACAGGAGAGGAGCAGGTGTAACGCCCCAAGTCTGGAGCTTCAGGTGCCTTCCATGATTTctgggtttcgtcgtgtgatttgtttggtccgttgcatttcatctttgcatcatgtgcattgcatcatgtcatcttgcaccCTCTTTTtaaaaactcaactaaataaatggcatggatctttgatccatttaaatcgaggaaattcacatggtgagttctttttataacatatcctcttaatatttagggagctattataaaatatTCCTTTAAGTc belongs to Triticum urartu cultivar G1812 chromosome 7, Tu2.1, whole genome shotgun sequence and includes:
- the LOC125520618 gene encoding ATP-citrate synthase beta chain protein 1-like, with translation MATGQIFSKTTQALFYNYKQLPIQRMLDFDFLCGRETPSVAGIINPGSDGFQKLFFGQEEIAIPVHPTIEAACNAHPTADVFINFASFRSAAASSMSALKQPTLRVVAIIAEGVPESDAKQLISYARANNKVIIGPATVGGVQAGAFKIGDTAGTIDNIIQCKLYRPGSVGFVSKSGGMSNELYNTIARVTDGIYEGIAIGGDVFPGSTLSDHILRFNNIPQVKMMVVLGELGGSDEYSLVEALKQGKVQKPVVAWVSGTCARLFKSEVQFGHAGAKSGGELESAQAKNQALRDAGAVVPTSFEALESVIKETFEKLVEEGNIPPVPEVTPPLIPEDLNTAIKSGKVRAPTHIISTISDDRGEEPCYAGVPMSTIIERGYGVGDVISLLWFKRSLPRYCTQFIEICVMLCADHGPCVSGAHNSIVTARAGKDLVSSLVSGLLTIGPRFGGAIDDAARYFKDAYDRGLTPYEFVEGMKKKGIRVPGIGHRIKSRDNRDKRVQLLQKYAHAHFPSVKYMEYAVQVETYTLSKANNLVMNVDGAIGSLFLDLLSGSGMFSKQEIDEIIEIGYLNGLFVLARSIGLIGHTFDQKRLKQPLYRHPWEDVLYTK